The segment caatataaatgaaccttaaaaacattatgctaagtaaaagaagtcagttaaaccacatattgtatgatactatttatatgaaatgtccagaataggcaaatctctggagacagaaagtagattagtggtttcccatgactgagggagggagaaatggggctTGACTGTTAAtagatatggggtttctttttgagatggtggaaatgttctaaaattagattgtggtgattgttgcacaactctataaataTACGAACACtgctgaattgtatacttaagaaATTGTGTCTGTCTCATTCTTTGGGTAACTATTTGATATAGAATTTGAAGTACATTGCTAAGTATACCTCACGATATAAATACAAGTTTACCCATTATCAAGAAAATTAAGACAAATCCAGACTGTGGGACATTCTGGCCCATTCTCTTCAACaagtcaatatttttaatatctttggtCCAGATGGGCACAGCAAACATGGAAGTCACGTGTTGACGTGGTGGAGAGACAAGAGGGAAGGATCCAATTACAAGAGAACCAACCAAGATACCTGTTTAAGttttatttgaggaagaaataaacttGTTGTGTTTACTCACTAAGATATGGAGGCCCATTTCTTAAAGCAGCTAGGGTTGCTAGAGCTGATACATCTGCTCaatgcaaaagagaaaacactgtGTGTTCTTAAATATTGGGTCTGTTTTATGACCTGGGATAAGGGATAACTAAGCTTAAGGATTTGGTCTTTGGCCTAAGAGcaatggaaaaaaatttacaaGTTTTAAGTGCAGATGGGATGGGTGGAtgtattagtttactagggctgccacaactaataccacagactgagtggcttaaacaacagaaatttattttctcacaattctagaggctggaagtccaagatcaaggtttcgACAGAAACTGGTTTCTTTCGAGGCGTCTCTCCTTGTCTTGCCGATGGCTGCCTTCTcgttatgtcctcacatggtctttcctctgtgtgtgggcCTAGCTGGTGTCCCTTTGtgtctccaaatttcctcttcttatcaaGACATcaatcagattggattaggacctAGCCTAATGGCCTTATTTTagcttaatcacctctttaaaagacttgtctccaaacacagtcacattctgaggtactggaggttagggcttTTACATACGAATTTTTGGGGGACAGAATTCAGCCCATAGCAGTTGGTAGGAGTGGAGTGTGGGTAGTGACATGacaagttttacattttattaagaTCGGTCTTGGGGCAGTGTGGAAAGTGAATTGGATGGGAATATTAGTGGGCGCAGATGGATTAGTTAGGAggttgttttagtagtccttgcAAGAGGTGAATGTATTGAGAATTTGGTTGTGCCTATACAGAGTGTGAGAGGTGGATGGATATGAGAGACTTTAGGAGATAAATTTACAACTTGGCAGTGGTTGATCCATGGAATCTGAGGGAGAGTTCAGTGTCAAGGACCTGTTTTATGGCTTGCATATCTGATTGTTTAGTGGTGTTATTCCTCAAGACAGAGAACACTGGAAGGTAACTACGTCTAGGGGTGGGATAACAGAAGATCCTAATTTCAAATTTGGATGTGGTGACTCTAGGGTACCTTTGAGACTTCCAAAGGAACATGTAAAGGAGGTATTTGGATGATGACATCattaaaagaaacaagagaaaggaaaacaaatatttcctaAGCCTGTTCATTGATGTTCTGTATAGATGTCCCCAGAGTAATCCCTGTGGATTAAAAGTACAGTATTTAATTATTACAACTAGTTGTGAGGGTGAAATGATGATTAACTCACAGTGCCCGGTAGAACAAATCTGACTCTTCCTACAGGGAATCCTTTGGAAGCATAGAGGGAAtagctttctttcctcttcctttgttttttaaagaacaagTTTGGAAATAGAAGTAATAAATATTATCTCCATTAATTTGGAAGTTACTGATGAAAATCAGTGTTCCAGTAATCACAGCCTCATTTCTGCATTTTCTACATTACTTTAGGAAAACTCACTTTCCTATTTCCCAATGTTTTACAGGAACTGGGTGAGAGTGCAGCGATTTCTACATTTTATGTTACTTAGAGTTTTGCAATTTGTCTTCAGATAATAACAAAATATCTAAGTAAGAAATTAAAATTCCACTGAAACATTGAGATTTTTCTCAACCAGCCATCAAAATCCAGACAGATGGGAGAGGATGGCTTACTGCAAAGGGGTCATATTTATCACAAAATTTTGTAAATAACAAACTTTAATAGAAGaatgaagtaaatggaaaaagttaatcatgataaaaataagtcaacagatttaaattttattttataaagtaaagAGTTGAGAATTGAGACACAGCCATGCAGCTTGCATCTACCGTATTTGTAATTTTGCAGGGTGAAGATCATCCTAGCCTTTGAATTTGGTAGCTGTCTATAATacaaagcttttaaaatttcatggaATCATGAAAATAAGGGCTAAAGTCAGTAATATAGCCCTTATATTATACAGTACATGATATATATAGCTAGCACTGTCTCCTTTACTCCAACTGGGAATGTTTCTTTCATATTactcttaaggaaaaaaattcccaaaGCTTGCTACTTCTTGGTTTAATCACAATTCATGAAGTGAAATTAGAAATATCTATTAGTTGGTGATTTGGGTTGCAAAGAAAGCAAGGCCGCTTTATTTAGGACAAAATCTCCGCTttttctggaaggaaaatgaCATTTCCTTAACATCCATGTAGCCTATTTTCAACAAATATACTCTGGTAAATCTTTTTAGGTGTATATAATAGGGATCCCTATGTATATGTGTttagtaatttaattttttttttttttttggtcaggaagattgcctctgagctaacatctgttgccaatcctcttctttttgctgaggaagattggccctgggctaacatccgtacccatcctcctctactttacatgggaccccgccacagcatggcttgtgtTTAGTAATTTAaacttatgaaatattatttttccgCTTAGTGAAGATGGAGAATAACAACTCATTATTCTCCCCACTGGTTAAACAAACCCAGCTCTTTTAGTGCATTCTCATTCAATATCATTATCAGTGTCAAGAAGTATGGCTATAAAATtatgaaactgattttttaaatgagtaagttattatttatttcaacTCTTATTATTGAggtaaatgtatttttgtttcccttgcaaGGAACAAAGGAGGTTACACATTCAtccaaaaatatttgggaaaatctATTCTGGATTTTCTTTCAGATATAGTTTATAAGTCATTGAAGAAAATCAATCCTATTACTTCATGAAAATGTCAGATATTATATTCATAATGCAATAAAACCTATAAAGTCATtaggaacaaatttaataagaaaaGTACTGaaactatatgaggaaaactataaaaatgacTACTATACTTGGACACCATCTTAAACAACTTCCAAATACCTTTTGACTATTTCAAAAAATCATTCCTGCTCTCAACAGTCAAAAGTctattaccaaatatttaaatagaaagtATCATTAAGAATTAAAGATCATTAAtagatattttcattaaaaaatttaccGATTATTTATTCCTAATTTTACATTAGAGTTTTCAGTGTCAAATGCTCCTCATTGAAGGTAACAagcattttacttttctttctattaaTATACTAGTGACCGTCCTTTTATCTATCTTTCTAGGCACATACAAGCATACAGACGGACATACAGATGTAAACACAGATGTACACAAACACGCACACTATAATTGCTTATAAAAGGACACACActatatattatgtttttatcatgaactttttgtgtgtgtgtgggggtgacaaaatctctctctcctcttctttctctattCCTACCACTGCGTCTACTCCTGCACAAGAAAACCAATGTTAGCAACTTGGTATATTATTCCACATCTTTATCCACGCTCATATCatcatatttatttatacttagaaataaaaaatttgaaaattcataAAAATGGGACCATAAGATTTAAACTTCTTCATATTCTGATTCCCTCACTTAATAATACCTTGAGAAAATCCTCCCATCGTTAACTGGTACAGCTTAATTACACCTcttttatgtctgaataataaTCCATGGTAGgactgtaccataatttattcaaccGTTCTATTGCTGAGTGTTTTTTTGCTTCCAGTCTTCGCCCGCATGAACAATGCTTTATTAAACATCCTAGTACTTGATTCCTGTATATGAGTGGTATTATTTCTAGAATATATATCCAGGAGTAAGATTAGTAGATCAAAGTTTATATAAATTTCTAATTTTGACAGATAatgtcagattcaaaaggctgttaCAATTTACGTTTTTACCAGTTATGTTAGAAAATGCTTCTTTTCTCACTTTCCTGTCATGAACAGacattatttctcattttgcttTTTGCTTATCTGACGAgtgaaaataatgtatcaattttaaaaaatccctaaTTATTGAGGAGGATGCGTATTATTTCCTATATTTATTGGTCACATTGACTTGCTCTTCcgtaaatatctgttcatattttctgccCATTTGTTTCATTGAGTTGTTTAACTTGATTTAGCCTAGTTTTAagaggttgtgtgtgtgtttgtatgtgtgtagtTTACAAGTATTAACCCCATATTTGTACACTATGTTATAGATAGTTTCCCAGCATATTGTTTGTCCTTTCCCTTTGTTTATGGGTTCTTCTCCACCATAAAAACTTATGTAGTTTATGCCTGTATTAAATTATTAGTCTCTTTCTCTTCCACATGCAATGGTCTtccatgtaattttaaaattgccTCAAATGTTTGCAttgatttcagtttttttccaAATTCAGGGTCAGAGAACACAGAATTTGTAAACAGACTTACTAAAGGATGAAAGTTAAACTTTAAAAACTACTCATTAAATGGGAAACAACACTAGGgtatcatttaattttcaaataaaatgccACTGATTTGTGCTATCTTTGGTGATCGTCTTTGTCATATTTTCTCATTACAGTGATCAAATGTTGACAAGTCAGAAGGAAACAAGACGCTGGTGACCGAGTTTGTTCTCACGGGACTTACAGAGTGTCCAGGGCTGCAGGTCCCCCTGTTCCTGGTGTTCCTGGTCACCTACCTCACCACCATGGGGGGTAACCTCGGACTGATGGCTCTTATTTGGAAGGACGCCCGTCTGCACAGGCCCATGTACCTGTTCCTTGGTGGATTAGCCTTTGCAGATGCTTGCACTTCAACCTCTGTGACTCCAAGGATGCTGGTCAGTTTCTTAGGCAAGAGTCAAACGATGTCCCTGGTTAAATGCATcacccagttttatttttttgcttccaGTGCAACTACGGAATGTCTCCTCCTGGTGActatggcctatgaccgctatgtaGCCATGTGTAACCCCTTGCTTTACCCAGTGGTCATGTCCAACAGGTTCTGCGCTTGGTTGATAAGTGTGTCATATGTAATCGGTTTTCTGCATCCCCTCATTCATGTGAGTTTGTCATTAAGATTAACTTTCTGCAGGTCTAACATGGTACATTATTTTTACTGTGAAATTTTACAACTGTTCAAAATTTCATGCAATGACCCATCTGTTAATGCactaatgatatttatttttgcagCTTTTATACAAATATCCACTTTAATGTCCATCATAATCTCTCATACTTGTGTGCTCCTtgacatactaaaaaaaaagtctgaaaaggGCAGAAGCAAAGCCTTCTCCACTTGCAGTGCCCACCTGCTCTCTGTCTCGTTGTACTATGGcactttcatcttcatgtatgtgcGTCCTGCATCTGGCCTAGCTGAAGATCAGGACAAAATGTATTCTCTATTTTACACGATTATAATTCCCCTCCTAAACCCGTTTATTTACAGCTTGAGAAATAAAGAGGTAATAGGTGCCTTGAGAAGAGTTGCAAAGAAGTAAACAGTTCCCAAGGGAAatttcctattgtttctcttttcaCGCTTTGAATAAACAAGTCTCCAAGTCTTGCAGATTAGCCATGGTTCCGCCCTTTCACCAGAGGCTAGCGGTCAGGGTGGTCACTGAGCACGGAGTAAAGGAACCCAGCTTCACATAATGTTTACTTGGATGTGGGTCCAGTTGAAGTTACTACTTCAGTTGAAATGACTCACATCATCCACAGTTGACTTATTTAGAAATATTGTAATTCCTTTTTATCTGAAAGTTTAGTCTTTGAAAATTTGCTATCTGAAACGGACTCCTTTCCCAAATTTCATTTAATAATTGACGGCAACTGAGGCTGGTGTATAAGTGCGAGTTGTTTAGTTCATGACTGATCCAAGCTCACTGCGCTAGGCCTGCGTGTTAATAAGGCTCTGTGATGCCCTACCACACcatgataaaatgataaaaacttAGATTCTtggcagaaaaatgtttatgaaataaaagtgagaaaaattaagaaaaatgaagaggttTAAAAATTGGTGCATctaacaacaattaaaaaaaagaggttggcttgaatcaaattaaaaacttcccTTATCTAGAAGTCCACATGCTAACTTTCATAGAGGAcattatacaattcagtggtactCAGGAATTTGCTGATGTGGAAATATATCAAGATACAGCCTTCTCAAATATTATGGATCTCCTGTATTCTATTCATATGAGCATGTGTTTGCAATAGTAAGCCAGATCAAACATTTGCACAGGGATTgcattgctattttattttattacatctAACTTCATTTgctattttctaattcatttatttctcctatttttaaactttttccatctgctttgtttttcttctagcttttatatttagagttgaattcatttattttgggGTTCATTTGTTATTGCTATTGTCTGTATTCATATTTTGTGATATCATGGATATTCTTGAGTTGAATTTAGTTCGAGTGTTTCACATGTTCatgtgtgatttttatttatgttaacattctGTAGCTCCAACATAAAACATCAGTTCTGTTTTGAAATCTTATTGCCATATAAAATTTCCAAACAGATGAATCTATTGATGCactgattctttttattttctgtctttactcAAACTTTACTTGTATGTATAGCACAGTCTCCTATGCCCACGTCTTCTTTGCCAAACTGAAAGAGAATTATGAACAAGTCAGAAGCAATGCCTTCTCCACAGCAGTGCACACACAGAGAACATGCTCACTGTTCTCTTGTGCTGTTATAATGCTCTTTTTCCACATGTGTGAGTCCTGAATCTGGCCCAGATGAAGAACAGGGAAAATGTATTCTCTATTGTATATGATTGCAATTCCCTGCTGAATATCTTTTtatacaacaaaagaaacaaaaaaattttaggtgGAGTAATCAAATGATAAAGGACACTTATTTCTCAGATAAAATGTCCTAACCAGTTTTTTCAATTTCTAGTTAAATAAATCACAACACCTAATAGGATGTCCTGCTCATTGGTAATActcaaatttttttctgaaaaaatggaaaagaggcAGACTTTGTATTACTATGTTATAAAAATATGGCTGACGACTTTTAAGTGATTATTAAATCTTTAAACACCCAGCTAATTTGTCAGCACGTATGATTTGTTTTTCATCTACAGTCGAATGAAGCAATGTGTCAGTTGCATTTACTACAACATCATCGCCTCAGTGCATAATCACTGAGTGAGTAACTGCATGCCTGCTCTGACTCCAATAATAGtcttttggaaacagtttgaagCACATGTAAAGCAAGAGGCTTATGTAAGTCTTTTAAAAAACTTCCATAAAACCAAACCATTTTTCAACTACattattcttaagttgctttgcAAGACtcttatatacaaaaaattatttgtgattaaataatattaagttcatgaattttagaaacaaatgtgactatatatatatatcctcttAAAGCATTTTAAGGTAATTACAGTCACTTTTAAATGCAGTTTTAGATAAGTAACCTCTCTGCTGacattaaaatatctaaatatatagACATATTTAGCAATAATTTTCACAATAAGCAGAGATAAAATTTTCTGGCATGTatgaatttccatttttattctgaCAGATAATATCAATGAGAAAATTATTAGAAGTACTTATGaatacaatatttatatatatatatatatttttttttttgtgaggaagatcagccctgagctagcatacatgccaatcctcctctttttgctgaggaagactggccttgagctaacatccgtgcccccaTTTTcgtccactttatgtgggacgccgcaacagcatggcctgacatgtgGTGTGTCAGTgagcacccgggaaccgaacctgggctgccggcagtggagcgcacgcacttaactgctatgccacggggccggcccctatatatatatatatatttttaatgtataactgaaatttcacaatgttataaactgttgtgacatcaataaaaaataataaagccaaaAACCCccacaatatttatatttttaggaattataAACCATCTGAAAATTTTCTGTGTTTCCAATTAGGCTTCTATTACTGGCATCTCATTTTAAAGggactttaaatgaaattaaattaaaactttattgTATCTTCCTTGTATCTCCTTGTACTTTTTTCCTTCCAGGATGGTATCCATTGTATGTCTTTCAACCTTCTTATTTATATTCTTGTATTTTAGCAGAgagtaaaaaaaatctttaaataaatgagcaatgtttttctgtttctgctgTATGTCTTTCCTGAGGTATGATTCTTAGATGACAATATCTAGTCTTTTTATATTGCttaacatactgttttccagaaaaTCCTGTATACAAGTTAATGTTTGTACTGGAGAATAGTCAATGCAACTCTAAGTGCCTCCTACACCCACTGCCCCCACTGAGCCTAAAGCAGGTCTGTGCGCCCAGGTGTACGTTTTCATTACATGAGGTTACCACCTTGGCTACAGCTGATTGGATGAGAAGTGACATAATCCAAGACCTTACCATCTACAGGCCCCTCCATCTTTTCtctattatttgtttttgtggaTGCCATCTTCATGTATATCCATCCTATGCCTAATGATACACGGGGACAGGCCTTGTGAATATGCTTTTATATCACCATGATTGCCATGTTCAGTTAAGAATATCCTAGACTATAATATTAATAAGGCTAGCTACTCAAGAAAATTGTACTGAAATTTCTGTATGGGTCAGAAAAATTCCAGATCCGGAGTAGTCCTATGACATAAATCAGTGGAACACATCCTTATTTCATATACCAAGGACAACATTGCCCATTTGTAatataattgtgtgtgtatgaaaaGAGGATGGATAATGGACATTTGACATGTATGGAGTAGGAAGAGGTTGTTATGAGCATTGGAATTCATCACAAAGAGCCTATTAGAGATTGTTCAATATCCTGAGAAACCTGAGCACCTTT is part of the Diceros bicornis minor isolate mBicDic1 chromosome 15, mDicBic1.mat.cur, whole genome shotgun sequence genome and harbors:
- the LOC131415053 gene encoding olfactory receptor 5AC2-like is translated as VDKSEGNKTLVTEFVLTGLTECPGLQVPLFLVFLVTYLTTMGGNLGLMALIWKDARLHRPMYLFLGGLAFADACTSTSVTPRMLVSFLGKSQTMSLVKCITQFYFFASSATTECLLLVTMAYDRYVAMCNPLLYPVVMSNRFCAWLISVSYVIGFLHPLIHVSLSLRLTFCRSNMVHYFYCEILQLFKISCNDPSVNALMIFIFAAFIQISTLMSIIISHTCVLLDILKKKSEKGRSKAFSTCSAHLLSVSLYYGTFIFMYVRPASGLAEDQDKMYSLFYTIIIPLLNPFIYSLRNKEVIGALRRVAKK